Proteins encoded in a region of the Triticum dicoccoides isolate Atlit2015 ecotype Zavitan chromosome 3A, WEW_v2.0, whole genome shotgun sequence genome:
- the LOC119269444 gene encoding histone H4, giving the protein MSGRGKGGKGLGKGGAKRHRKVLRDNIQGITKPAIRRLARRGGVKRISGLIYEETRGVLKIFLENVIRDAVTYTEHARRKTVTAMDVVYALKRQGRTLYGFGG; this is encoded by the coding sequence ATGTCGGGGCGCGGCAAGGGCGGCAAGGGGCTCGGCAAGGGCGGCGCGAAGCGCCACCGCAAGGTCCTGCGCGACAACATCCagggcatcaccaagccggcgatcCGGAGGCTGGCCCGGAGGGGCGGCGTGAAGCGCATCTCGGGgctcatctacgaggagacccgcggcgtgctcaagatcttcctcgagaacgTCATCCGCGACGCCGTCACCTACACCGAGCACGCCCGCCGCAAGACCGTCACCGCCATGGACGTCGTCTACGCGCTCAAGCGCCAGGGCCGCACCCTCTACGGCTTCGGCGGCTGA